A genome region from Microplitis demolitor isolate Queensland-Clemson2020A chromosome 1, iyMicDemo2.1a, whole genome shotgun sequence includes the following:
- the LOC103576756 gene encoding reticulon-1-A isoform X4, which produces MNILEQLIELKDMKFNREQLAALIYWRQPEKTGIVFGVIMSILLSLTYFSLISVFSYSALLTLMGTMGFRIYKTILQAVQKTSDGHPFKDILDIDLTLPSEKVHEVADIAVAHANAAVSELRRLFLIEDFIDSLKFSVGLWCLTYVGSWFNGMTLIIIGVIALFTLPKVYETNKAQIDQNLALVQGKINELTAKIKAAIPLGKKAEPTKEE; this is translated from the exons TGGCTGCACTGATTTATTGGCGCCAGCCAGAAAAAACAGGAATTGTTTTTGGTGTCATAATGAGCATCCTCCTGTCATTGACCTATTTTAGTTTGATCAGCGTATTCTCATATTCGGCATTATTAACACTAATGGGTACAATGGGATTCCGTATTTACAAAACCATTTTACAAGCCGTACAAAAAACATCTGATGGCCATCCATTCAA aGATATTCTTGATATTGATCTGACATTACCATCAGAAAAAGTCCATGAAGTTGCTGACATTGCTGTGGCACACGCCAATGCTGCTGTTTCTGAATTGCGCAGACTTTTCCTCATTGAAGATTTCATTGACTCACTTAAATTCAGTGTTGGTTTATGGTGTTTGACATACGTTGGCTCGTGGTTTAATGGAATGACACTCATCATCATTg gaGTGATTGCACTTTTCACACTTCCGAAAGTATACGAAACGAACAAAGCTCAAATCGACCAGAATCTCGCTTTAGTAcaaggaaaaataaatgagttaaCTGCCAA aaTAAAGGCAGCCATTCCTCTCGGCAAAAAGGCAGAGCCTACGAAGGAGGAGTAA
- the LOC103576756 gene encoding reticulon-1-A isoform X5 — translation MVRKDRPRRNEEEEIPVDSVAALIYWRQPEKTGIVFGVIMSILLSLTYFSLISVFSYSALLTLMGTMGFRIYKTILQAVQKTSDGHPFKDILDIDLTLPSEKVHEVADIAVAHANAAVSELRRLFLIEDFIDSLKFSVGLWCLTYVGSWFNGMTLIIIGVIALFTLPKVYETNKAQIDQNLALVQGKINELTAKIKAAIPLGKKAEPTKEE, via the exons ATGGTTCGAAAAGACAGACCGCGAAgaaatgaagaagaagaaattcCAGTAGATTCTG TGGCTGCACTGATTTATTGGCGCCAGCCAGAAAAAACAGGAATTGTTTTTGGTGTCATAATGAGCATCCTCCTGTCATTGACCTATTTTAGTTTGATCAGCGTATTCTCATATTCGGCATTATTAACACTAATGGGTACAATGGGATTCCGTATTTACAAAACCATTTTACAAGCCGTACAAAAAACATCTGATGGCCATCCATTCAA aGATATTCTTGATATTGATCTGACATTACCATCAGAAAAAGTCCATGAAGTTGCTGACATTGCTGTGGCACACGCCAATGCTGCTGTTTCTGAATTGCGCAGACTTTTCCTCATTGAAGATTTCATTGACTCACTTAAATTCAGTGTTGGTTTATGGTGTTTGACATACGTTGGCTCGTGGTTTAATGGAATGACACTCATCATCATTg gaGTGATTGCACTTTTCACACTTCCGAAAGTATACGAAACGAACAAAGCTCAAATCGACCAGAATCTCGCTTTAGTAcaaggaaaaataaatgagttaaCTGCCAA aaTAAAGGCAGCCATTCCTCTCGGCAAAAAGGCAGAGCCTACGAAGGAGGAGTAA